GTCGTCCCAGCCGATGACGATCAGCGCGCCGGTGTTGCCGCGCAGGATCCGTTCGAGGCCGTCACGGAGTCCCGTGCCCGGGGCGACGGTCGCGAGTGCCCCGCGCAGAGCGTCCTCGTGCTCGCTCGTCGGCATGGATCTCCCGTCCGCGGTCCGACCCGCCGGTGCGGGTTCAGGACAGTCTAGGTTCGCCCCGCGCGTCGCGACGCGGCGACGCCACGGGATCGCCGTCCAACGCCGGCACCGGGCGCAGCGTGACCATGGGCGTGCTGGTGGTGCCCGTCGGCTCCGGCGCCGCGCGCAGCGCAAGCTCGGCCTCCACCAGCGAGCCGACCTCGACCAGCCTGCTCGCTGGCACGCTGCTGCCCAGCCGCGATCGCGTGCCGACCGGGACCAGCAGACGACGGTAGCCGAGCCGCAACGCCTCGGCGACGCGCTCGCTCGTCATCGGCGACGGCCTGACGTCGCCGGACAGCGTGACCTCGCCGATGGCCAGCATGTCGAGCGGCATCGCCTTACGGCTGGCCGCCGACAGGATGGCCAGGCAGACCGCGAGATCGGTGGCGGGGTCGGACAGTCGCATACCCGCCACCGTGGCGAGGAAGACGTCCTGGTCGAAGAGCCGCAACCGGCCGGCCCGCTCGCTGATCGCGATCAGCATCGCGCTGCGCCCGGAGTCGAGGCCGGAGACGCCGCGCCGCGGGTTCGGGTTCTGGGTGTGTGCGACCAGGGCCTGGACCTCGGCCAGCAGGGCGCGGTGCCCCTCGACGGTGACGGTCACGCAGGTGCCGGGCACCGGGGCGTCGCGCTGCTCGCGGAACAGGCTGCTCGGATCGACGACCTCCTGCATGCCGCCGTCGGTCTGCTCGAAGGCCGCGACCTCGAGGGAGCCGAAGCGGTTCTTGACCGTGCGCAGCAGCCGTAGCGAGGTGTGCCGGTCGCCCTCGAGGGTGAGGGTGGTGTCGACGATGTGCTCCAGGGCGCGCGGGCCGGCGACGGTGGAGTCCTTGGTGACCTGGCCGACGAGGATCATCGGCAGGTCGCGCGACTTCGCGACGCGGGTGAGGACCTGAGCGACCTCCATGACCTGCGTGACGCCGCCGGCGCGGCCGTCGACGTCGGCGGAGGCGACGGTCTGCACTGAGTCGACCACGACGAGCGCGGCGTCGGGGTGGGCCTCGATGTGGCCGAGCACGGCGCCGAGGTCGGTGTCGTCGGCGAGCAGCAGCTGCGGCGTCGCGGCGCCGATGCGCCGGGCACGCACCGCGATCTGCTCGACCGACTCCTCGCCCGAGACGTAGAGGACCGGGCGCCCGGACGTGCGCGCCACGGAGTCGGCGACCGCCAGCAGCAGCGTGCTCTTGCCCGAACCGGGGGCGCCGCTGCACAGGCACACCTGACCGGCGACGAGACCGCCGCCGATGACGCGGTCGAACTCGCCGACCCCGGTGCGGAAGCGGCGGGCCGGCTCGCCCGCGGCGACCTCGGACACCGGACGCGCGGCCCGGGCCGGCGCGCTGCCCTGGGCGCTCGCCCGCAGCCCGCTGAGCTTCGGCGCCGAGACGGACTCGGCCATCGTGGAGAACTCGCCGCACTTGGGGCACCGGCCGTACCACTTGCCGGCGGTGGCACCGCACGCCGTGCAGCGGTAGGACGTCGTCGGCCGGGG
This portion of the Jatrophihabitans endophyticus genome encodes:
- the radA gene encoding DNA repair protein RadA, yielding MPRPTTSYRCTACGATAGKWYGRCPKCGEFSTMAESVSAPKLSGLRASAQGSAPARAARPVSEVAAGEPARRFRTGVGEFDRVIGGGLVAGQVCLCSGAPGSGKSTLLLAVADSVARTSGRPVLYVSGEESVEQIAVRARRIGAATPQLLLADDTDLGAVLGHIEAHPDAALVVVDSVQTVASADVDGRAGGVTQVMEVAQVLTRVAKSRDLPMILVGQVTKDSTVAGPRALEHIVDTTLTLEGDRHTSLRLLRTVKNRFGSLEVAAFEQTDGGMQEVVDPSSLFREQRDAPVPGTCVTVTVEGHRALLAEVQALVAHTQNPNPRRGVSGLDSGRSAMLIAISERAGRLRLFDQDVFLATVAGMRLSDPATDLAVCLAILSAASRKAMPLDMLAIGEVTLSGDVRPSPMTSERVAEALRLGYRRLLVPVGTRSRLGSSVPASRLVEVGSLVEAELALRAAPEPTGTTSTPMVTLRPVPALDGDPVASPRRDARGEPRLS